One window of Prionailurus bengalensis isolate Pbe53 chromosome B1, Fcat_Pben_1.1_paternal_pri, whole genome shotgun sequence genomic DNA carries:
- the SGCB gene encoding beta-sarcoglycan, translating to MAAAAAAAAAEQQSSNGPVKKSMREKAVERRNVNKEHNSNFKAGYIPIDEDRLHKTGLRGRKGNLAICVIILLFILAVINLIITLVIWAVIRIGPNGCDSMEFHESGLLRFKQVSDMGVIHPLYKSTVGGRRNENLVITGNNQPIVFQQGTTKLSVEKNKTSITSDIGMQFFDPRTQNILFSTDYETHEFHLPSGVKSLNVQKASTERITSNATSDLNIKVDGRAIVRGNEGVFIMGKTIEFHMGGNMELKAENSIILNGTVMVSTTRLPSSSSGDQFGTGDWVRYKLCMCADGTLFKVQVTGQNMGCQISDNPCGNTH from the exons CAAAGTTCCAATGGTCCCGTAAAGAAGTCCATGCGTGAGAAGGCTGTCGAGAGGAGGAATGTCAATAAGGAGCACAATAGTAATTTTAAAGCCGGATATATTCCAATTGATGAAGATCGCCTCCATAAAACGGggttgagagggagaaagggcaaTTTAGCCATCTGTGTGATTATCCTCTTGTTTATCCTGGCTGTCATCAATTTAATC atAACACTTGTTATCTGGGCTGTGATCCGCATCGGACCAAATGGCTGTGACAGCATGGAGTTCCACGAAAGTGGCCTGCTTCGGTTTAAGCAAGTATCTGACATGGGAGTCATACATCCTCTTTATAAGAGCACAGTAGGAGGAAGGCGGAATGAAAACTTGGTCATCACGGGCAACAACCAGCCT ATTGTTTTTCAGCAAGGGACAACAAAGCTCAGtgtagaaaagaacaaaacttctATTACAAGTGACATTGGTATGCAGTTTTTTGACCCGAGGACTCAGAATATCTTATTCAGCACAGACTATGAAACTCATGAGTTTCATTTGCCAAGTGGAGTGAAAAGTTTGAATGTTCAAAAAGCATCTACTGAAAGg attacCAGCAATGCTACTAGTGATTTAAACATAAAAGTTGACGGGCGTGCTATTGTGCGTGGAAATGAAGGTGTATTCATTATGGGCAAAACCATTGAATTTCACATGGGTGGTAATATGGAGTTAAAGGCA GAGAACAGCATCATCCTAAATGGAACCGTGATGGTTAGCACAACTCGCCTACCTAGTTCCTCCAGTGGGGACCAGTTTGGTACCGGTGACTGGGTACGCTACAAGCTCTGTATGTGTGCAGATGGAACTCTCTTCAAAGTACAAGTAACAGGCCAGAACATGGGCTGCCAGATCTCAGACAATCCCTGTGGAAACACTCATTAG